In Microcoleus sp. bin38.metabat.b11b12b14.051, a single genomic region encodes these proteins:
- a CDS encoding tetratricopeptide repeat protein: MDELSVKALLEDLKNSDESVRDRATTELWRTWFNQKGEYGMQVLRRSQVSLDAGDVRHALDLLTKLIAEMPDFAEAWNRRAVLHYTQGNYKKSLHDCEAVLKLNPVHFGALHGLGLCYAAMGEYRNAIKAFRHALEIQPFALVNQKLILECTARLS, translated from the coding sequence ATGGACGAGTTATCGGTGAAGGCGCTGCTCGAAGATTTGAAAAATTCTGACGAAAGCGTGCGCGATCGGGCGACTACAGAACTTTGGCGCACTTGGTTTAACCAGAAAGGAGAGTACGGGATGCAAGTTTTGAGGCGATCGCAAGTTTCGCTAGATGCAGGCGATGTTCGCCACGCTTTGGATTTGCTGACGAAACTGATTGCGGAAATGCCAGATTTTGCTGAAGCTTGGAATCGGCGCGCCGTGCTTCACTACACCCAAGGAAATTATAAAAAGTCGCTCCACGACTGCGAAGCTGTCCTGAAACTGAATCCGGTTCACTTTGGGGCGCTGCACGGTCTGGGCTTGTGCTATGCTGCCATGGGAGAATACAGAAATGCGATCAAAGCTTTTCGCCACGCTTTGGAAATTCAACCCTTTGCTTTGGTTAATCAAAAGTTAATTCTAGAATGTACGGCTCGTTTGAGTTGA
- a CDS encoding NUDIX domain-containing protein: MARGTKKSEGCSLADFKVGVDNVIFSVDTVQNRLLVLLVMRQDEPFIDTWSLPGTLVRHGESLENAAYRILSEKIRVKNLYLEQLYTFGEPGRDPREFTRGDRYLSVSYFALVRFDEAELIAGSVVAGVGHRVGGIAWYPVQQVPKLAFDHNQILEYGYRRLRNKLEYSPVAFEVLPELFTLSDLYQLYTTILGENFSDYSNFRARLLKLGFLCDTGVKVSRGAGRPASLYRFDAAAFAPLKNKPLVFI; encoded by the coding sequence ATGGCACGAGGCACAAAAAAGAGCGAAGGTTGCTCATTAGCTGACTTTAAAGTAGGAGTAGATAATGTAATTTTTTCTGTCGATACCGTGCAGAATCGCTTGTTGGTGCTGCTGGTGATGCGGCAAGACGAACCGTTTATCGATACTTGGAGTCTTCCCGGTACTTTGGTACGGCACGGAGAGTCTCTGGAAAATGCAGCTTACCGAATTTTGTCTGAGAAAATTCGGGTCAAAAATTTGTATTTGGAGCAATTGTATACTTTTGGAGAACCGGGGCGCGATCCGAGAGAATTCACCAGGGGCGATCGCTATCTTTCGGTGAGTTATTTTGCGTTGGTGCGGTTTGACGAAGCTGAGTTAATTGCTGGTAGTGTAGTGGCGGGTGTCGGCCACCGCGTCGGCGGCATTGCTTGGTATCCCGTCCAACAAGTTCCTAAGCTGGCCTTCGATCACAATCAAATTCTCGAATACGGATACCGACGACTGCGTAACAAACTTGAATACAGCCCGGTAGCTTTTGAAGTTTTGCCGGAGCTTTTTACATTGAGCGATCTGTATCAATTGTATACGACTATTTTAGGGGAAAACTTTTCTGATTATTCTAATTTTAGAGCTCGCTTGTTGAAATTGGGTTTTTTGTGCGATACCGGTGTGAAGGTTTCGCGCGGTGCGGGCCGCCCTGCTAGTTTGTACCGCTTTGATGCGGCGGCTTTTGCTCCTTTAAAAAATAAGCCACTGGTGTTTATCTAG
- a CDS encoding DUF192 domain-containing protein yields the protein MVDISGTFGFDFLLGSASSDTIRGLAGNDTIQGLAGNDLIFGDRDNDLLAGNEGADTLSGGQGSDTIYGGEGDDWINGDRGNDLLIGGEGKDILTGGAGDDLFVVESTRAASTVAQADVITDFGSGNDKIVLTDGIKFSDLDISVSDNQTVMKDKKSGNYLGVVLGKPNLTESNFISMFSGIDAGQILPVSVSTVLGAGAIGLEVAKTPQEQAIGLMFRTELPDDRGMFFPIAPARNVRFWMRNVLIDLDMVFLREGVVQAIIPNVPPCLSETCPNYGPDVPVDGVIELRGGRAAQLGLKVGDRIPNLP from the coding sequence ATGGTTGACATCAGCGGTACTTTCGGCTTCGACTTTCTCCTGGGAAGCGCCAGCAGCGATACGATCAGAGGATTGGCGGGTAATGATACTATTCAAGGTTTGGCGGGAAATGACCTGATTTTTGGCGATCGCGACAATGATTTGCTCGCCGGAAATGAAGGGGCCGATACGCTGTCTGGAGGCCAGGGAAGCGATACAATCTATGGAGGAGAGGGGGACGATTGGATTAATGGCGATCGGGGTAACGATTTGCTAATCGGCGGTGAAGGCAAAGATATCTTGACAGGAGGCGCCGGCGATGATTTATTTGTGGTTGAAAGCACCAGGGCCGCATCTACTGTCGCCCAAGCCGATGTAATTACAGATTTTGGCAGCGGCAATGATAAAATTGTGTTGACAGATGGCATAAAATTTAGCGATTTGGATATCTCTGTTTCCGACAACCAAACAGTTATGAAAGATAAAAAATCTGGCAATTATTTAGGAGTTGTTTTGGGAAAACCTAATCTGACTGAATCCAACTTTATATCAATGTTTAGCGGGATAGATGCGGGTCAGATTTTGCCAGTTTCTGTTAGCACGGTTTTGGGCGCGGGGGCGATCGGATTGGAAGTAGCAAAAACTCCCCAAGAACAAGCAATCGGCTTAATGTTTCGGACAGAATTACCCGACGACAGGGGAATGTTTTTCCCGATCGCCCCCGCGCGAAACGTGCGTTTCTGGATGAGAAACGTGTTAATCGATCTTGATATGGTTTTTCTGCGGGAAGGCGTAGTGCAGGCGATAATTCCCAACGTACCGCCGTGTTTGAGCGAAACCTGCCCCAACTACGGCCCGGATGTTCCGGTAGACGGAGTGATAGAGCTCCGAGGCGGAAGGGCGGCGCAATTGGGACTCAAAGTGGGCGATCGCATTCCCAATTTACCCTAA
- a CDS encoding diacylglycerol/polyprenol kinase family protein, with product MPTVWLQISLVGAWLGVILLVAEGLNRFTAVGAEVSRKVVHIGTGNVILLAWWLEIPGWVGIAAGFLAGAIALISYQVPILPSLNSINRKSLGTFFYAVTISVLVAWFWPLQHQEYAALGILVMTWGDGLAAVIGQKYGKHIYQVWGIQKSWEGSATMYLVSFAVSSLIFMGVQGNIWQTWAVSAVVAFVAATLESVSKLGIDNLTVPIASAAIAFFLNQFWLIGS from the coding sequence ATGCCGACTGTGTGGTTGCAGATTTCCCTCGTGGGAGCCTGGTTGGGCGTGATTTTATTGGTAGCTGAGGGGTTAAATCGCTTTACGGCTGTCGGTGCGGAGGTATCGCGGAAGGTGGTTCACATCGGTACTGGTAACGTGATTTTGCTAGCTTGGTGGCTGGAAATACCCGGCTGGGTGGGGATTGCGGCGGGTTTTTTGGCTGGTGCGATCGCCCTAATTTCCTACCAAGTGCCGATTTTGCCGAGTCTTAACAGTATCAACCGCAAAAGTTTGGGGACTTTTTTCTATGCTGTTACTATCAGCGTTCTCGTCGCTTGGTTTTGGCCGCTACAACATCAAGAATACGCTGCTTTGGGAATTTTAGTGATGACTTGGGGTGACGGATTGGCTGCTGTTATCGGGCAGAAATACGGCAAACATATCTATCAAGTTTGGGGAATACAGAAGAGTTGGGAAGGTTCTGCAACTATGTATTTGGTGAGTTTTGCTGTTAGCAGCCTGATTTTTATGGGAGTTCAAGGCAATATTTGGCAAACTTGGGCGGTGTCGGCGGTTGTAGCTTTCGTTGCTGCTACTTTGGAGTCGGTGTCTAAGTTGGGGATTGATAATTTGACTGTGCCGATCGCCAGCGCGGCGATCGCCTTTTTCCTCAATCAATTTTGGCTAATTGGTTCGTAG
- a CDS encoding type II toxin-antitoxin system YafQ family toxin: MEVSFSSSFKRAFKKRIQGNIDLEARFWQKLELFTIEPFDPTLKTHKLSGKLNDFWSFTVDYDERVLFYFTKDGKAVFVDIGNHDQVY, translated from the coding sequence ATGGAAGTCAGTTTCAGTTCTTCATTTAAACGTGCTTTCAAAAAGCGCATTCAAGGCAATATAGATTTAGAAGCTAGGTTTTGGCAGAAATTGGAGTTGTTCACGATCGAGCCATTTGATCCCACTCTGAAAACTCACAAACTGTCGGGCAAGCTTAATGATTTTTGGAGTTTTACCGTAGATTATGACGAAAGGGTGCTATTCTACTTTACGAAAGATGGCAAAGCTGTGTTTGTAGATATTGGTAATCACGATCAAGTGTATTGA
- a CDS encoding antibiotic biosynthesis monooxygenase: MQYVLIIHEVENYPAWKKVFDNAASIRKEAGERSYQVLKYDNEPNKIVHFSAWTSTADARAFFESPALVKIREEAGVKAPEFIYLDQLESGVL; this comes from the coding sequence ATGCAGTATGTCTTAATTATTCATGAAGTAGAAAATTATCCAGCTTGGAAAAAGGTATTTGATAATGCTGCAAGCATCCGAAAAGAAGCTGGCGAGCGCTCCTATCAGGTTTTGAAGTACGACAATGAACCCAACAAAATTGTTCATTTCTCCGCCTGGACATCGACAGCAGATGCTAGGGCATTTTTTGAGTCGCCTGCACTGGTTAAAATTAGAGAGGAAGCGGGAGTAAAAGCTCCGGAATTTATCTATTTAGACCAATTAGAGTCAGGAGTATTGTGA
- a CDS encoding isochorismate synthase: MNLSKSFGDAMRYVSEAAVRIFSPSDDNYPNSGVQPFEGKLSKNYKSKD, translated from the coding sequence ATGAATCTTTCTAAATCTTTTGGAGACGCGATGCGTTACGTTTCGGAAGCAGCGGTACGGATTTTTAGCCCCAGCGATGACAACTATCCAAATAGTGGAGTTCAACCTTTTGAAGGTAAGCTCTCCAAAAATTATAAATCGAAAGATTGA
- a CDS encoding nicotinate-nucleotide adenylyltransferase, producing the protein MQKIALFGTSADPPTAGHKTILSWLSQHFDWVAVWASDNPFKSHQTSLEHRSAMLLLIIQEINSPRHNLCLHPELSSPRTLETVEQARLQWPDAELTMVIGSDLVGQLPRWYKFEQLLKEVELLIVPRPGYPSEKLDLWQLRRLGADVAIASLNAPNVSSTSYRETGDTEALTPTIEDYINREHLYAWHEAQKRAKVAH; encoded by the coding sequence ATGCAAAAAATTGCCTTGTTTGGAACCAGCGCCGATCCACCTACTGCGGGACACAAAACAATCCTGAGTTGGCTTTCTCAACATTTTGACTGGGTGGCAGTTTGGGCCTCAGACAATCCTTTTAAGTCGCACCAGACATCCCTCGAACATCGATCGGCAATGCTGCTGTTAATCATTCAAGAAATTAATTCGCCCAGACACAATCTGTGCTTGCATCCAGAACTCAGCAGCCCGAGGACGCTAGAAACTGTGGAACAAGCAAGATTGCAGTGGCCGGATGCAGAGTTGACGATGGTAATAGGTTCCGACTTAGTGGGACAATTGCCTCGCTGGTACAAATTTGAACAGTTGTTAAAAGAAGTCGAGTTGCTGATAGTACCGCGCCCTGGTTATCCGTCAGAAAAATTAGATTTGTGGCAGTTGAGGCGCTTGGGTGCAGATGTGGCGATCGCATCTTTGAACGCTCCCAATGTTTCTTCTACCTCCTATCGCGAAACAGGAGACACAGAAGCCCTAACTCCAACCATAGAGGATTATATTAATCGGGAGCATTTGTACGCATGGCACGAGGCACAAAAAAGAGCGAAGGTTGCTCATTAG
- a CDS encoding isochorismate lyase yields the protein MMKDPDECANIQEVREEIDIIDREVIDALSKRFQYVIAAARFKTTEASVRAPDRFHAMLQQRREWASESGLNPDVVEKLYRDLVNHFIDEELKHYKSE from the coding sequence ATGATGAAAGACCCTGATGAATGTGCTAATATTCAGGAGGTTCGGGAGGAAATTGATATCATCGATCGAGAAGTTATCGATGCTTTGAGCAAAAGATTTCAATATGTCATCGCAGCAGCAAGATTCAAAACAACTGAAGCTAGCGTGAGAGCACCCGATCGCTTTCATGCCATGTTGCAACAGCGGCGCGAGTGGGCGAGTGAATCTGGTTTGAATCCTGATGTAGTTGAAAAACTCTACCGCGATTTGGTAAATCATTTTATTGATGAAGAATTGAAACATTACAAATCTGAGTAA
- a CDS encoding NAD+ synthase gives MKIAIAQLNPIIGDIFGNSNLILEAAKKAAVEGANLLLTPELSSIGYPPRDLLIDPSFIAAAGAQLQHLAQALPPQLAVIVGTAVPNPHAGKLGGKSLFNSAVLLQHGAVKQVFHKRLLPTYDVFDEDRYFEPGESSNYFTIGEFKIGVTICEDLWNNEEFWGKRSYAGDPVADLAKLGVDLVVNLSASPYAAGKRGVRSAMLQHSVIRCGLPIVYANQVGGNDDIIFDGSSFAVNRKGDLIQVLASFKSDFAVVEYDAVKQDLIGSGGNGQDAGCTTNLSFHPPLGDAEIWEALVLGVRDYVRKCGFSKVVLGLSGGIDSALVAAIASCAIGPENVLGVLMPSPYSSDHSVNDALELAKNLGIAIELLPIGDLMKTYDRTLADLFVNTTFGIAEENIQSRIRGNLLMAISNKFGHLLLSTGNKSEMSVGYCTLYGDMNGGLAVISDVPKTRVYSLCRWLNAGGYVGDVPLSSEREVIPVNIIDKAPSAELKPGQVDQDSLPAYDVLDDILQRLIEHHESVAETIAAGHDEAVVKRVVKLVRQAEFKRRQAAPGLKISDRAFGTGWRMPIAKSSSY, from the coding sequence ATGAAAATTGCGATCGCACAACTCAACCCGATTATTGGTGATATCTTTGGCAACTCCAACTTAATTCTGGAGGCGGCGAAAAAAGCTGCTGTTGAGGGCGCAAATTTATTGCTAACACCGGAACTTTCCTCGATCGGCTATCCGCCGCGCGATTTGTTGATCGATCCGAGTTTCATTGCAGCCGCAGGCGCACAGTTGCAGCACCTCGCCCAAGCTTTGCCGCCGCAGTTGGCTGTCATAGTTGGTACTGCCGTACCGAATCCTCATGCTGGTAAACTAGGTGGCAAATCCTTGTTTAACAGCGCTGTTTTGTTGCAACATGGCGCCGTAAAACAAGTTTTTCACAAAAGATTGTTGCCGACGTATGATGTATTTGATGAAGACAGATATTTTGAACCTGGAGAAAGCAGCAATTACTTTACTATTGGTGAATTCAAAATCGGCGTGACAATTTGTGAAGATTTGTGGAACAATGAGGAGTTTTGGGGTAAACGGAGTTACGCGGGCGATCCGGTTGCTGATTTGGCAAAATTGGGCGTAGATTTAGTGGTGAATTTGTCGGCATCGCCTTATGCTGCGGGCAAGCGGGGAGTGCGATCGGCAATGTTGCAGCACAGCGTCATTCGCTGCGGGCTACCGATTGTTTACGCTAATCAGGTAGGCGGAAATGATGATATTATTTTTGATGGCAGCAGTTTTGCGGTGAATCGAAAGGGTGATTTGATTCAGGTATTGGCTTCTTTTAAAAGTGATTTTGCGGTGGTGGAATATGACGCAGTTAAACAAGATTTAATTGGCAGCGGCGGGAACGGGCAAGATGCCGGTTGCACAACAAATTTGAGTTTTCATCCGCCTTTAGGAGATGCAGAAATTTGGGAGGCTTTGGTTTTGGGAGTGCGAGATTATGTTCGCAAGTGCGGTTTTTCTAAGGTGGTACTCGGTTTGAGTGGCGGGATAGATTCGGCTTTGGTGGCGGCGATCGCTAGTTGCGCGATCGGGCCGGAAAACGTGCTGGGAGTGCTGATGCCTTCTCCTTACAGTTCGGATCATTCGGTTAATGATGCTTTGGAATTAGCGAAAAATCTCGGAATTGCGATCGAACTATTGCCGATCGGCGATTTGATGAAAACTTACGATCGCACTCTCGCCGATTTGTTTGTCAATACCACTTTCGGGATTGCCGAAGAAAATATCCAATCGCGGATTCGCGGCAATCTGTTGATGGCAATTTCTAACAAGTTCGGACATTTGCTGCTTTCCACTGGCAATAAATCGGAAATGTCGGTGGGGTACTGCACTCTCTACGGCGATATGAATGGCGGATTGGCGGTGATTTCCGACGTGCCAAAAACTCGCGTTTATTCGCTTTGTCGGTGGCTGAATGCTGGCGGATATGTAGGGGATGTTCCGTTGTCCTCAGAGCGTGAAGTTATTCCGGTTAATATTATTGATAAAGCGCCGAGTGCCGAACTAAAACCGGGGCAAGTTGACCAAGATTCTTTGCCTGCTTACGACGTTTTGGATGACATCTTGCAGCGGTTGATCGAACATCACGAATCTGTCGCAGAAACGATCGCGGCGGGACACGACGAAGCAGTGGTTAAACGTGTAGTAAAATTAGTCAGGCAAGCTGAGTTTAAACGGCGACAAGCAGCCCCGGGTTTGAAAATTAGCGATCGAGCTTTTGGTACCGGCTGGCGGATGCCGATCGCCAAATCTTCCTCTTATTAA
- a CDS encoding glycosyltransferase family 2 protein: MPKISVCIPTCNRVHLLASAIASVLDQTYTDFELIVCDDGSTDSTALLMSEFVAGDRPIRYIRHPQHIGKSNNMRSGFAAARGEYFIKFDDDDRLSAQFLERTSAILDKDASIDFVSTDHWVIDLKNNIDENQTKLNSQRWGRTELSAGIIEDLLATVFVRQSLQIGATLFRRSALEDVGFLRPNWQNCEDNDLFVRLAIAGQKCYYLPELLMEYRLHAQQQGVDRAIPYLSDKLRYLTSYEFDSLKLETVRLQRMGETQLALGLRLIEVGETAKGRRMVRAGKSVSEAKMWAGLGLSLLPLKWRRRAFEVVRELLKV; encoded by the coding sequence GTGCCGAAAATTAGCGTTTGCATTCCTACTTGCAATCGAGTGCATTTGCTGGCTAGTGCGATCGCCAGCGTGCTAGATCAAACTTATACAGATTTTGAATTAATTGTCTGCGATGACGGTTCGACGGACAGCACTGCGCTGTTGATGTCGGAATTTGTAGCTGGCGATCGCCCGATTCGCTACATTCGACACCCGCAGCATATTGGCAAGAGTAATAATATGCGATCGGGTTTTGCAGCGGCAAGGGGTGAATATTTTATTAAATTTGACGATGACGATCGCCTCAGCGCGCAATTTCTAGAGCGGACATCCGCTATTTTGGATAAAGACGCCAGTATTGATTTTGTCAGTACCGACCACTGGGTGATTGATCTTAAGAATAATATTGACGAAAACCAGACCAAACTCAATTCGCAGCGCTGGGGGCGCACCGAGTTGTCGGCGGGAATTATTGAAGATTTACTTGCTACAGTTTTCGTGAGACAAAGTTTGCAAATAGGTGCAACTTTGTTTCGGCGCAGCGCGCTAGAAGACGTAGGATTTTTGCGGCCGAATTGGCAAAATTGCGAAGATAACGATTTGTTCGTGAGACTTGCAATTGCGGGCCAAAAGTGCTATTACTTGCCCGAGCTGTTAATGGAGTATCGATTGCACGCTCAACAGCAAGGAGTCGATCGGGCAATTCCGTATTTGAGCGATAAATTGCGCTATTTGACCAGCTACGAATTTGATTCCCTGAAGTTGGAAACAGTCAGGCTCCAGAGAATGGGAGAAACTCAATTAGCGCTGGGTTTGCGACTGATTGAGGTGGGCGAAACTGCAAAAGGGCGGCGGATGGTGCGAGCTGGAAAGTCGGTTTCTGAGGCTAAAATGTGGGCGGGTTTGGGATTGTCGCTGCTGCCGCTGAAGTGGCGGAGGAGAGCTTTTGAGGTTGTACGAGAGTTGTTGAAAGTATAG
- a CDS encoding nicotinate phosphoribosyltransferase, whose amino-acid sequence MKTATESPQLAGCEEILEDRELTVSPGDYSLLTDLYQLTMAACYAGEGLDDRPASFELFARRLPSGFGYAIAMGLAQVLDYLEKFRFSAGQIQALQSTGIFAGAPERFWTLLAAARFTGDVWAVPEGTAVFANEPLLRIEAPLWQAQLVETYLLNAINYQTLIATRAARLRDVAGPEAKLLEFGTRRAFGPQAAVWAARAALAAGFDGTSNVLAALKLGRQPVGTIAHALVMAVSALEGSEDEAFAAFHRYFPGAPLLIDTYDTVAAARMLASRVNSGEMPLQGVRLDSGDLAALSKEVRSILPGVPIIASGDLDDREIAKLKSAGACIDGYGLGTKLVSGSPVNGVYKLVEIDGIPVMKEASGKVTYPGRKQIFRTVKDGEIISDCLGLTGEENHNFASRIPLMQLVVKEGKQVQEPESLEAIAKRTAAAVASLPAQTRQLNNPISPPVEISTDLQILTQKTQKTQKSH is encoded by the coding sequence ATGAAAACTGCGACAGAAAGCCCGCAACTAGCGGGTTGTGAAGAAATCTTAGAAGATCGGGAACTCACAGTTTCCCCAGGAGATTACAGCCTGTTGACCGATCTCTACCAGCTAACGATGGCGGCTTGTTACGCCGGGGAAGGCTTAGACGATCGCCCTGCGAGTTTTGAATTGTTCGCGCGCAGGCTACCATCCGGTTTTGGTTATGCGATCGCCATGGGTTTAGCTCAAGTTCTCGACTATCTAGAGAAATTTCGGTTCTCTGCGGGGCAAATTCAGGCCTTGCAGTCCACCGGGATTTTTGCCGGGGCCCCGGAACGATTTTGGACTCTGCTCGCTGCCGCCCGCTTTACTGGGGATGTCTGGGCGGTGCCCGAGGGAACGGCGGTATTTGCCAACGAGCCTCTATTGCGGATCGAGGCTCCTCTGTGGCAGGCTCAGTTAGTCGAAACTTATTTGTTGAATGCGATAAATTATCAAACTTTAATTGCGACGCGGGCTGCGCGGCTGCGGGATGTGGCGGGCCCGGAGGCTAAGCTGCTGGAATTTGGGACGCGCAGGGCTTTTGGGCCGCAAGCTGCTGTGTGGGCGGCGAGGGCGGCTCTGGCTGCTGGGTTCGATGGCACTTCTAATGTTTTGGCTGCTTTGAAGTTGGGGCGCCAGCCTGTGGGTACGATCGCCCATGCTTTAGTAATGGCTGTGTCGGCTCTCGAAGGCAGCGAAGACGAGGCGTTTGCAGCTTTTCACCGCTATTTTCCGGGTGCGCCGCTGCTGATCGATACTTACGATACTGTGGCGGCGGCGCGGATGTTGGCATCGCGAGTAAATAGCGGTGAAATGCCATTGCAAGGCGTGCGCCTGGATTCGGGAGATTTGGCGGCGCTGTCGAAGGAAGTGCGATCGATCCTGCCGGGGGTGCCAATTATTGCTAGCGGCGATTTGGACGATCGAGAAATTGCTAAATTAAAAAGTGCGGGCGCTTGCATTGACGGTTACGGTTTGGGGACAAAGTTAGTCAGCGGTTCGCCCGTCAACGGTGTTTATAAGTTGGTGGAAATTGACGGGATTCCGGTGATGAAGGAGGCCAGCGGCAAGGTAACATATCCAGGAAGAAAGCAAATTTTTAGAACCGTAAAAGATGGAGAAATTATCAGCGATTGTTTGGGACTGACAGGGGAAGAAAATCATAATTTTGCTTCTCGCATACCATTAATGCAATTGGTTGTCAAGGAGGGCAAGCAAGTTCAGGAGCCGGAAAGTTTGGAGGCGATCGCCAAACGAACTGCTGCTGCTGTCGCCAGTCTGCCGGCCCAAACTCGCCAACTAAATAACCCAATTTCGCCGCCCGTGGAAATTTCTACCGATTTGCAGATTCTCACTCAAAAAACTCAAAAAACTCAAAAGAGTCATTAG